Proteins encoded in a region of the Spinacia oleracea cultivar Varoflay unplaced genomic scaffold, BTI_SOV_V1 SOVchr0_049, whole genome shotgun sequence genome:
- the LOC130465117 gene encoding 40S ribosomal protein S24-1-like has product MPLARGSTCQRYGKSSSLAVHSTEYAAATAELKDKLASIYDVKDPNSIFVFKFRTHFGGGKSIEFGLIYDSVDNAKKFEPKYSLIRNGLATKIEKSRKQMKERKNIAKKISGVKKTKAAEAGKKK; this is encoded by the exons ATGCCACTGGCTAGGGGCAGTACATGTCAAAGATATGGCAAGAGCTCAAGTCTTGCTGTACATAGTACAGAGTATGCAGCAGCTACA GCAGAATTGAAGGACAAACTAGCTAGCATATATGATGTGAAAGATCCAAATTCTATCTTTGTCTTCAAGTTCCGTACTCACTTTGGAGGAGGTAAATCTATTGAATTCGGTTTGATTTATGATTCTGTTGATAACGCAAAGAAGTTTGAACCAAAGTACAGCCTGATAAGG AATGGATTGGCTACCAAGATTGAGAAGTCCagaaaacaaatgaaagaaaggaAGAACATAGCTAAGAAGATCAGTGGTGTTAAGAAG ACCAAGGCTGCTGAAGCTGGAAAGAAGAAATGA